In a genomic window of Equus przewalskii isolate Varuska chromosome 4, EquPr2, whole genome shotgun sequence:
- the LOC139082831 gene encoding uncharacterized protein isoform X1 translates to MDLTHKFFSISIRKEDQKQFSSTWDRQQHTLTALPQGRVNFPTLCPNIVLRNLGHLDILQNIILVHSVDDSMFFGPEEQEVASVLEALVIYVPFRWEEKNTTKIQWLTAFLVAYFYKRTQITLKDYCSCTATHRASEEFLTTASRFQVLSHEFRALCCACDAVQRSPHDMTSCHSQACGSQISSRVSFDSFNNPHVLHPSPRYHP, encoded by the exons ATGGATCTGacacataaatttttttcaatctctATAAGAAAGGAAGATCAAAAACAGTTCTCTTCCACTTGGGACAGACAACAGCATACATTAACAGCCTTGCCCCAAGGCCGTGTAAACTTCCCCACCCTCTGTCCAAATATAGTCCTAAGAAACCTGGGCCACCTGGACATCCTGCAGAACATCATATTGGTCCACTCTGTTGATGACAGTATGTTCTTTGGACCTGAGGAGCAAGAAGTAGCAAGTGTGTTGGAGGCCTTAGTAATATACGTGCCTTTcagatgggaggaaaaaaacactaCAAAGATTCAGTGGCTCACAGCATTCTTGGTTGCCTACTTCTACAAGAGGACACA GATAACTCTGAAGGACTATTGCAGCTGCACAGCCACTCATAGAGCTAGTGAGGAGtttcttacaactgcatcaaG ATTCCAGGTGTTGTCTCATGAATTCAGAGCTCTCTGTTGTGCTTGTGATGCTGTGCAGAGGAGTCCCCATGACATGACCAGCTGCCACTCTCAGGCCTGTGGGTCCCAGATCTCAAG CAGGGTCTCCTTTGACTCCTTCAATAATCCGCATGTGCTGCATCCTTCTCCAAGATACCATCCCTGA
- the LOC139082831 gene encoding uncharacterized protein isoform X5: protein MFFGPEEQEVASVLEALVIYVPFRWEEKNTTKIQWLTAFLVAYFYKRTQITLKDYCSCTATHRASEEFLTTASRFQVLSHEFRALCCACDAVQRSPHDMTSCHSQACGSQISSRVSFDSFNNPHVLHPSPRYHP from the exons ATGTTCTTTGGACCTGAGGAGCAAGAAGTAGCAAGTGTGTTGGAGGCCTTAGTAATATACGTGCCTTTcagatgggaggaaaaaaacactaCAAAGATTCAGTGGCTCACAGCATTCTTGGTTGCCTACTTCTACAAGAGGACACA GATAACTCTGAAGGACTATTGCAGCTGCACAGCCACTCATAGAGCTAGTGAGGAGtttcttacaactgcatcaaG ATTCCAGGTGTTGTCTCATGAATTCAGAGCTCTCTGTTGTGCTTGTGATGCTGTGCAGAGGAGTCCCCATGACATGACCAGCTGCCACTCTCAGGCCTGTGGGTCCCAGATCTCAAG CAGGGTCTCCTTTGACTCCTTCAATAATCCGCATGTGCTGCATCCTTCTCCAAGATACCATCCCTGA
- the LOC139082831 gene encoding uncharacterized protein isoform X7 — MFFGPEEQEVASVLEALVIYVPFRWEEKNTTKIQWLTAFLVAYFYKRTQITLKDYCSCTATHRASEEFLTTASRFQVLSHEFRALCCACDAVQRSPHDMTSCHSQACGSQISRWTHKGDGAES; from the exons ATGTTCTTTGGACCTGAGGAGCAAGAAGTAGCAAGTGTGTTGGAGGCCTTAGTAATATACGTGCCTTTcagatgggaggaaaaaaacactaCAAAGATTCAGTGGCTCACAGCATTCTTGGTTGCCTACTTCTACAAGAGGACACA GATAACTCTGAAGGACTATTGCAGCTGCACAGCCACTCATAGAGCTAGTGAGGAGtttcttacaactgcatcaaG ATTCCAGGTGTTGTCTCATGAATTCAGAGCTCTCTGTTGTGCTTGTGATGCTGTGCAGAGGAGTCCCCATGACATGACCAGCTGCCACTCTCAGGCCTGTGGGTCCCAGATCTCAAG ATGGACACACAAAGGAGATGGGGCAGAGAGCTGA
- the LOC139082831 gene encoding uncharacterized protein isoform X8, translated as MFFGPEEQEVASVLEALVIYVPFRWEEKNTTKIQWLTAFLVAYFYKRTQITLKDYCSCTATHRASEEFLTTASRFQVLSHEFRALCCACDAVQRSPHDMTSCHSQACGSQISSSINFHL; from the exons ATGTTCTTTGGACCTGAGGAGCAAGAAGTAGCAAGTGTGTTGGAGGCCTTAGTAATATACGTGCCTTTcagatgggaggaaaaaaacactaCAAAGATTCAGTGGCTCACAGCATTCTTGGTTGCCTACTTCTACAAGAGGACACA GATAACTCTGAAGGACTATTGCAGCTGCACAGCCACTCATAGAGCTAGTGAGGAGtttcttacaactgcatcaaG ATTCCAGGTGTTGTCTCATGAATTCAGAGCTCTCTGTTGTGCTTGTGATGCTGTGCAGAGGAGTCCCCATGACATGACCAGCTGCCACTCTCAGGCCTGTGGGTCCCAGATCTCAAG TTCCATAAACTTCCACCTGTAG
- the LOC139082831 gene encoding uncharacterized protein isoform X6, translating to MFFGPEEQEVASVLEALVIYVPFRWEEKNTTKIQWLTAFLVAYFYKRTQITLKDYCSCTATHRASEEFLTTASRFQVLSHEFRALCCACDAVQRSPHDMTSCHSQACGSQISSPKLSVPPLSKVSVPDVGNA from the exons ATGTTCTTTGGACCTGAGGAGCAAGAAGTAGCAAGTGTGTTGGAGGCCTTAGTAATATACGTGCCTTTcagatgggaggaaaaaaacactaCAAAGATTCAGTGGCTCACAGCATTCTTGGTTGCCTACTTCTACAAGAGGACACA GATAACTCTGAAGGACTATTGCAGCTGCACAGCCACTCATAGAGCTAGTGAGGAGtttcttacaactgcatcaaG ATTCCAGGTGTTGTCTCATGAATTCAGAGCTCTCTGTTGTGCTTGTGATGCTGTGCAGAGGAGTCCCCATGACATGACCAGCTGCCACTCTCAGGCCTGTGGGTCCCAGATCTCAAG ccccaagctCTCAGTCCCTCCCTTGAGTAAGGTGTCAGTGCCAGATGTAGGAAATGCTTGA
- the LOC139082831 gene encoding uncharacterized protein isoform X4 codes for MDLTHKFFSISIRKEDQKQFSSTWDRQQHTLTALPQGRVNFPTLCPNIVLRNLGHLDILQNIILVHSVDDSMFFGPEEQEVASVLEALVIYVPFRWEEKNTTKIQWLTAFLVAYFYKRTQITLKDYCSCTATHRASEEFLTTASRFQVLSHEFRALCCACDAVQRSPHDMTSCHSQACGSQISSSINFHL; via the exons ATGGATCTGacacataaatttttttcaatctctATAAGAAAGGAAGATCAAAAACAGTTCTCTTCCACTTGGGACAGACAACAGCATACATTAACAGCCTTGCCCCAAGGCCGTGTAAACTTCCCCACCCTCTGTCCAAATATAGTCCTAAGAAACCTGGGCCACCTGGACATCCTGCAGAACATCATATTGGTCCACTCTGTTGATGACAGTATGTTCTTTGGACCTGAGGAGCAAGAAGTAGCAAGTGTGTTGGAGGCCTTAGTAATATACGTGCCTTTcagatgggaggaaaaaaacactaCAAAGATTCAGTGGCTCACAGCATTCTTGGTTGCCTACTTCTACAAGAGGACACA GATAACTCTGAAGGACTATTGCAGCTGCACAGCCACTCATAGAGCTAGTGAGGAGtttcttacaactgcatcaaG ATTCCAGGTGTTGTCTCATGAATTCAGAGCTCTCTGTTGTGCTTGTGATGCTGTGCAGAGGAGTCCCCATGACATGACCAGCTGCCACTCTCAGGCCTGTGGGTCCCAGATCTCAAG TTCCATAAACTTCCACCTGTAG
- the LOC139082831 gene encoding uncharacterized protein isoform X2: MDLTHKFFSISIRKEDQKQFSSTWDRQQHTLTALPQGRVNFPTLCPNIVLRNLGHLDILQNIILVHSVDDSMFFGPEEQEVASVLEALVIYVPFRWEEKNTTKIQWLTAFLVAYFYKRTQITLKDYCSCTATHRASEEFLTTASRFQVLSHEFRALCCACDAVQRSPHDMTSCHSQACGSQISSPKLSVPPLSKVSVPDVGNA; the protein is encoded by the exons ATGGATCTGacacataaatttttttcaatctctATAAGAAAGGAAGATCAAAAACAGTTCTCTTCCACTTGGGACAGACAACAGCATACATTAACAGCCTTGCCCCAAGGCCGTGTAAACTTCCCCACCCTCTGTCCAAATATAGTCCTAAGAAACCTGGGCCACCTGGACATCCTGCAGAACATCATATTGGTCCACTCTGTTGATGACAGTATGTTCTTTGGACCTGAGGAGCAAGAAGTAGCAAGTGTGTTGGAGGCCTTAGTAATATACGTGCCTTTcagatgggaggaaaaaaacactaCAAAGATTCAGTGGCTCACAGCATTCTTGGTTGCCTACTTCTACAAGAGGACACA GATAACTCTGAAGGACTATTGCAGCTGCACAGCCACTCATAGAGCTAGTGAGGAGtttcttacaactgcatcaaG ATTCCAGGTGTTGTCTCATGAATTCAGAGCTCTCTGTTGTGCTTGTGATGCTGTGCAGAGGAGTCCCCATGACATGACCAGCTGCCACTCTCAGGCCTGTGGGTCCCAGATCTCAAG ccccaagctCTCAGTCCCTCCCTTGAGTAAGGTGTCAGTGCCAGATGTAGGAAATGCTTGA
- the LOC139082831 gene encoding uncharacterized protein isoform X3: MDLTHKFFSISIRKEDQKQFSSTWDRQQHTLTALPQGRVNFPTLCPNIVLRNLGHLDILQNIILVHSVDDSMFFGPEEQEVASVLEALVIYVPFRWEEKNTTKIQWLTAFLVAYFYKRTQITLKDYCSCTATHRASEEFLTTASRFQVLSHEFRALCCACDAVQRSPHDMTSCHSQACGSQISRWTHKGDGAES, encoded by the exons ATGGATCTGacacataaatttttttcaatctctATAAGAAAGGAAGATCAAAAACAGTTCTCTTCCACTTGGGACAGACAACAGCATACATTAACAGCCTTGCCCCAAGGCCGTGTAAACTTCCCCACCCTCTGTCCAAATATAGTCCTAAGAAACCTGGGCCACCTGGACATCCTGCAGAACATCATATTGGTCCACTCTGTTGATGACAGTATGTTCTTTGGACCTGAGGAGCAAGAAGTAGCAAGTGTGTTGGAGGCCTTAGTAATATACGTGCCTTTcagatgggaggaaaaaaacactaCAAAGATTCAGTGGCTCACAGCATTCTTGGTTGCCTACTTCTACAAGAGGACACA GATAACTCTGAAGGACTATTGCAGCTGCACAGCCACTCATAGAGCTAGTGAGGAGtttcttacaactgcatcaaG ATTCCAGGTGTTGTCTCATGAATTCAGAGCTCTCTGTTGTGCTTGTGATGCTGTGCAGAGGAGTCCCCATGACATGACCAGCTGCCACTCTCAGGCCTGTGGGTCCCAGATCTCAAG ATGGACACACAAAGGAGATGGGGCAGAGAGCTGA